In Macadamia integrifolia cultivar HAES 741 chromosome 5, SCU_Mint_v3, whole genome shotgun sequence, a single window of DNA contains:
- the LOC122077971 gene encoding peroxidase 28-like — MAGSQGLAKEGGGDETDNGEGSVREVTENVPPNQAATTDGVAPRRSYTRAVGNASWPAMDSLPEPIQAAVPYLPTGLKGCTFGKIILNFHFKASLKGTHKQASTPLIPEGDSFILCLSINHYSLPKKKKMKVLAMATVAFKLSLLVVLLNYTCLCYGSSPRLQIGYYKGKCPNNTDVEKIIKNSIRAQFRRNFAVVPQLLRLQFHDCAVRGCDASIFLDGDTTEKKAPPNLTVKGFDIIDKAKSALEEHCPGVVSCADILIMAAREAVVLGGGRYFNVMTGRRDGLSSILSEAANLLPPAGISVDDSITLFANLGINVQDMVTLIGSHTVGFAHCSAFKDRLFNFKNTGKADPTMNHVLLNSLKHMCPKNSTKDFIVNLDRNTRSVISVDNSFFKEIQQKKGVLGIDQEIDLDIRTSGMVQKLASNNTFFNEQFAVALVKLGAVNVLLEPLGEIRKSCRSIN; from the exons ATGGCCGGTAGCCAAGGCCTAGCTAAGGAGGGTGGAGGTGATGAGACCGACAATGGTGAGGGATCTGTGAGGGAGGTGACTGAGAATGTGCCTCCAAATCAAGCTGCCACTACTGATGGTGTCGCTCCAAGAAGATCATATACAAGGGCTGTGGGGAATGCCTCATGGCCAGCGATGGACTCTCTCCCAGAACCAATCCAAGCAG CTGTACCTTACTTGCCCACAGGCTTAAAGGGTTGCACGTTTGGAAAGATCATCCTTAATTTCCACTTCAAGGCAAGTTTAAAAGGTACTCACAAGCAAGCTTCAACTCCATTAATACCAGAGGGAGATTCCTTCATTCTTTGTCTTAGTATTAATCATTATTCActtccaaagaagaagaagatgaaggtctTGGCAATGGCAACAGTTGCATTCAAGCTTAGCTTATTAGTAGTTTTACTGAACTACACTTGTTTGTGTTATGGTTCTAGTCCTAGACTGCAGATAGGTTACTACAAGGGGAAGTGCCCCAACAATACAGATGTGGAGAAGATCATCAAAAATTCTATACGGGCACAATTTAGGAGGAACTTTGCAGTTGTCCCCCAACTCCTCCGATTGCAATTCCATGATTGTGCTGTTAGG GGATGTGATGCATCAATATTCCTAGATGGTGATACAACTGAGAAGAAAGCACCTCCGAACTTAACTGTGAAAGGTTTTGATATCATCGATAAAGCTAAATCCGCTTTAGAAGAACACTGCCCTGGCGTTGTCTCTTGTGCTGATATCCTTATCATGGCTGCTAGAGAAGCTGTGGTCTTG GGTGGAGGACGGTACTTCAATGTAATGACAGGGAGAAGGGATGGCCTATCTTCAATCTTAAGCGAAGCTGCAAATCTTCTACCTCCTGCTGGAATTTCAGTAGATGATTCAATCACATTATTTGCAAATCTAGGAATCAATGTTCAAGACATGGTTACTCTCATTG GTTCTCACACAGTAGGGTTTGCGCATTGTTCTGCCTTCAAAGATCGTCTCTTCAATTTCAAAAACACAGGAAAAGCCGATCCAACCATGAATCATGTTCTACTTAATTCACTAAAGCATATGTGTCCCAAGAACTCAACAAAAGACTTTATCGTTAATCTGGATCGGAATACTCGAAGTGTGATCAGTGTTGACAACTCTTTCTTCAAGGAGATTCAGCAAAAGAAAGGAGTTCTAGGAATAGATCAAGAGATAGATCTGGATATTCGAACTAGTGGAATGGTGCAGAAGCTAGCCAGTAATAATACTTTCTTCAATGAACAATTTGCTGTTGCTCTTGTCAAATTGGGAGCTGTAAATGTTCTTTTAGAACCTCTGGGAGAGATTAGGAAATCATGTCGATCCATTAATTAA
- the LOC122077972 gene encoding peroxidase 28-like, translating to MIGRRDGLSSILSEAANLLPPAGISVDDSITLFASLGINVQDMVTLIGSHTIGFAHCSAFKDRLFNFKNIGKADPTMNHVLLNSLKQICPKKSAKDFIVNLDRNTRSVINVDNSFSKEIQQKKGVLGIDQEIDLDIRTSGMVQKLASNNTFFIEQFAAALVKLGAVNVLLEPLGEIRKSC from the exons ATGATAGGGAGAAGGGATGGCCTATCTTCAATCTTAAGCGAAGCTGCAAATCTTCTACCTCCTGCTGGAATTTCAGTAGATGATTCAATCACATTATTTGCAAGTCTAGGAATCAATGTTCAAGACATGGTTACTCTCATTG GTTCTCACACAATAGGGTTTGCGCATTGTTCTGCCTTCAAAGATCGTCTCTTCAATTTCAAAAACATAGGAAAAGCCGATCCAACCATGAATCATGTTCTACTTAATTCACTAAAGCAAATATGTCCCAAGAAATCAGCAAAAGACTTTATCGTTAATCTGGATCGGAATACTCGAAGTGTGATCAATGTTGACAACTCTTTCTCCAAGGAGATTCAGCAAAAGAAAGGAGTTCTAGGAATAGATCAAGAGATAGATCTGGATATTCGAACTAGTGGAATGGTGCAGAAGCTAGCCAGTAATAATACTTTCTTCATTGAACAATTTGCTGCTGCTCTTGTCAAATTGGGAGCTGTAAATGTTCTTTTAGAACCTTTGGGAGAGATTAGGAAATCATGTTGA
- the LOC122077973 gene encoding peroxidase 28-like produces the protein MATVAFKLSLLVVLLNYTCLCYGSSPRLQIGYYKGKCPNNTDVEKIIKNSIRAQFRRNFAVVPQLLRLQFHDCAVRGCDASIFLDGDTTEKKAPPNLTVKGFDIIDKAKSAVEEHCPGVVSCADILIMAAREAVVLGGGRYFNVMTGRRDGLSSILSEAANLLPPAGISVDDSIALFANLGINVQDMVTLIGSHTVGFAHCSTFKDRLFNFKNTGKADPTMNHVLLNSLKHMCPKNSTKDFIVNLDRNTRSVISVDNSFFKEIQQKKGVLGIDQEIDLDIRTSGMVQKLASNNTFFNEQFAVALVKLGAVNILLEPLGEIRKSCRSIN, from the exons ATGGCAACAGTTGCATTCAAGCTTAGCTTATTAGTAGTTTTACTGAACTACACTTGTTTGTGTTATGGTTCTAGTCCTAGACTGCAGATAGGTTACTACAAGGGGAAGTGTCCCAACAATACAGATGTGGAGAAGATCATCAAAAATTCTATACGGGCACAATTTAGGAGGAACTTTGCAGTTGTCCCCCAACTCCTCCGATTGCAATTCCATGATTGTGCTGTTAGA GGATGTGATGCATCAATATTCCTAGATGGTGATACAACTGAGAAGAAAGCACCTCCGAACTTAACTGTGAAAGGTTTTGATATCATCGATAAAGCTAAATCCGCTGTAGAAGAACACTGCCCTGGTGTTGTCTCTTGTGCTGATATCCTTATCATGGCTGCTAGAGAAGCTGTGGTCTTG GGTGGAGGACGGTACTTCAATGTAATGACAGGGAGAAGGGATGGCCTATCTTCAATCTTAAGCGAAGCTGCAAATCTTCTACCTCCTGCTGGAATTTCAGTAGATGATTCAATCGCATTATTTGCAAATCTAGGAATCAATGTTCAAGACATGGTTACTCTCATTG GTTCTCACACAGTAGGGTTTGCGCATTGTTCTACCTTCAAAGATCGTCTCTTCAATTTCAAAAACACAGGAAAAGCCGATCCAACCATGAATCATGTTCTACTTAATTCACTAAAGCATATGTGTCCCAAGAACTCAACAAAAGACTTTATCGTTAATCTGGATCGGAATACTCGAAGTGTGATCAGTGTTGACAACTCTTTCTTCAAGGAGATTCAGCAAAAGAAAGGAGTTCTAGGAATAGATCAAGAGATAGATCTGGATATTCGTACTAGTGGAATGGTGCAGAAGCTAGCCAGTAATAATACTTTCTTCAATGAACAATTTGCTGTTGCTCTTGTCAAATTGGGAGCTGTAAATATTCTTTTAGAACCTCTGGGAGAGATTAGGAAATCATGTCGATCCATTAATTAA